The Arctopsyche grandis isolate Sample6627 chromosome 7, ASM5162203v2, whole genome shotgun sequence genome includes a window with the following:
- the LOC143914003 gene encoding protein lifeguard 2-like isoform X1, which translates to MWQNQGYPDGNQGYGGYPQPGYPPQGGYPPPQGGYPPQGGYPPQGGYPPQGGYPPQGGYPPQGGYPPPGGYPPPQGFPQPEYQGAPAPGFVNPNYPNPNQGFEPPPTYGGGGGNDLGEDGEVKGFSFNDKSIRLAFIRKVYAILMVQLVITFGFVALFLLHKPTQKYVREHPALWWIALVVMIVTLISMACCSSVRRKAPMNLIFLTLFTLAEAFMLAMASSTYQSTEVLLAVGITAAVCLALTLFAFQTKWDFTKLGGFLLVGMVVLLLFGIIAIFFRGKIITLVYASFGALLFSFYLVYDTQLMMGGNHKYSISPEEYIFAALNLYLDVINIFMYILTIIGASRD; encoded by the exons ATGTGGCAGAATCAAGGATATCCAG ATGGAAATCAAGGATATGGAGGCTACCCACAGCCAGGATATCCTCCCCAGGGTGGGTATCCGCCTCCGCAAGGTGGTTACCCTCCGCAAGGGGGCTACCCACCTCAAGGGGGCTACCCGCCGCAAGGGGGCTATCCTCCACAAGGGGGGTATCCGCCGCAGGGTGGCTATCCACCTCCAGGAGGGTATCCACCACCGCAAGGATTCCCTCAACCGGAATACCAAGGCGCGCCTGCCCCAGGCTTTGTGAACCCCAACTATCCGAATCCAAACCAA GGGTTTGAACCACCACCCACCTACGGCGGCGGCGGCGGTAACGATCTCGGCGAGGACGGAGAAGTTAAAGGTTTCTCGTTCAATGACAAAAGTATTAGATTGGCTTTCATTCGAAAA gtTTACGCTATATTGATGGTGCAATTAGTGATTACATTTGGATTTGTCGCTCTGTTCTTACTCCACAAACCCACTCAAAAATATGTTAGAGAACATCCTGCATTATG GTGGATCGCTCTGGTTGTTATGATAGTCACTCTCATCTCTATGGCATGCTGTTCTAGTGTAAGACGTAAAGCTCCGATGAATCTGATCTTTCTCACTTTGTTCACGTTAGCGGAGGCGTTTATGCTCGCTATGGCATCCTCGACATACCAAAGCACAGAA GTCTTGCTCGCTGTCGGCATTACGGCTGCGGTTTGTTTGGCGCTCACCCTCTTCGCTTTTCAGACTAAGTGGGATTTCACGAAATTGGGCGGATTTTTGTTAGTCGGAATGGTCGTCCTTCTTCTGTTCGGAATCATAGCGATATTTTTCCGCGGAAAGATTATAACTTTGGTGTATGCCTCGTTCGGCGCTTTACTCTTCTCCTTCTATCTCGTGTACGACACGCAGCTGATGATGGGCGGGAATCACAAGTATTCCATTTCCCCCGAAGAGTACATTTTCGCCGCCCTCAACCTATACTTGGACGTCATCAACATATTCATGTACATCTTAACGATCATCGGCGCATCGAGGGATTGA
- the LOC143914003 gene encoding protein lifeguard 2-like isoform X3 encodes MWQNQGYPGYPQPGYPPQGGYPPPQGGYPPQGGYPPQGGYPPQGGYPPQGGYPPQGGYPPPGGYPPPQGFPQPEYQGAPAPGFVNPNYPNPNNDLGEDGEVKGFSFNDKSIRLAFIRKVYAILMVQLVITFGFVALFLLHKPTQKYVREHPALWWIALVVMIVTLISMACCSSVRRKAPMNLIFLTLFTLAEAFMLAMASSTYQSTEVLLAVGITAAVCLALTLFAFQTKWDFTKLGGFLLVGMVVLLLFGIIAIFFRGKIITLVYASFGALLFSFYLVYDTQLMMGGNHKYSISPEEYIFAALNLYLDVINIFMYILTIIGASRD; translated from the exons ATGTGGCAGAATCAAGGATATCCAG GCTACCCACAGCCAGGATATCCTCCCCAGGGTGGGTATCCGCCTCCGCAAGGTGGTTACCCTCCGCAAGGGGGCTACCCACCTCAAGGGGGCTACCCGCCGCAAGGGGGCTATCCTCCACAAGGGGGGTATCCGCCGCAGGGTGGCTATCCACCTCCAGGAGGGTATCCACCACCGCAAGGATTCCCTCAACCGGAATACCAAGGCGCGCCTGCCCCAGGCTTTGTGAACCCCAACTATCCGAATCCAAA TAACGATCTCGGCGAGGACGGAGAAGTTAAAGGTTTCTCGTTCAATGACAAAAGTATTAGATTGGCTTTCATTCGAAAA gtTTACGCTATATTGATGGTGCAATTAGTGATTACATTTGGATTTGTCGCTCTGTTCTTACTCCACAAACCCACTCAAAAATATGTTAGAGAACATCCTGCATTATG GTGGATCGCTCTGGTTGTTATGATAGTCACTCTCATCTCTATGGCATGCTGTTCTAGTGTAAGACGTAAAGCTCCGATGAATCTGATCTTTCTCACTTTGTTCACGTTAGCGGAGGCGTTTATGCTCGCTATGGCATCCTCGACATACCAAAGCACAGAA GTCTTGCTCGCTGTCGGCATTACGGCTGCGGTTTGTTTGGCGCTCACCCTCTTCGCTTTTCAGACTAAGTGGGATTTCACGAAATTGGGCGGATTTTTGTTAGTCGGAATGGTCGTCCTTCTTCTGTTCGGAATCATAGCGATATTTTTCCGCGGAAAGATTATAACTTTGGTGTATGCCTCGTTCGGCGCTTTACTCTTCTCCTTCTATCTCGTGTACGACACGCAGCTGATGATGGGCGGGAATCACAAGTATTCCATTTCCCCCGAAGAGTACATTTTCGCCGCCCTCAACCTATACTTGGACGTCATCAACATATTCATGTACATCTTAACGATCATCGGCGCATCGAGGGATTGA
- the LOC143914000 gene encoding protein lifeguard 2-like, producing MECKKTFGNSFYFFPIGGNQGYGGYSQPSIHSYPPQGGYPAQGDYPPQGGYPPPGGYPPQEGYPPQGGFSPQEGYPPQVGYPTPGGYPQQGGYFPIGGYPPPQGYPQPEFQGPPAPGFVNPNHPDENQGYVLPPDSGDAEGDNRFSFDNKSVRMAFIRKVYGILVVQLGITFGFVALFLIHKPTQKFVKDHPIIWWVALVVLLVTLISMSCCSSVRRKSPMNLIFLALFTCAEAFMLAMVASKYESTEVLLALGITAAVCLALTLFAFQTKWDFTKLGGILLVGLVVLLLFGIIAIFIPGKIITLAYASFGALLFSFYLVYDTQLMMGGKHKYSISPEEYIFAALNLYLDVINIFTYILMIIGVSRD from the exons atggaatgtaaaaaaacatttggaaattccttttatttttttccaataggCGGAAATCAAGGATATGGAGGCTATTCACAACCATCTATCCACAGCTATCCACCTCAAGGAGGCTACCCAGCGCAAGGAGATTACCCACCGCAAGGGGGCTATCCTCCACCTGGGGGTTACCCACCCCAAGAGGGCTACCCACCGCAAGGAGGCTTCTCACCGCAAGAGGGATACCCACCGCAAGTGGGCTATCCTACACCAGGGGGGTATCCCCAACAGGGTGGTTATTTCCCTATAGGAGGGTATCCACCACCACAAGGATATCCCCAACCAGAATTTCAAGGCCCACCGGCTCCTGGCTTCGTAAACCCCAACCATCCGGATGAAAACCAA GGATATGTTCTGCCACCCGATTCCGGTGACGCCGAAGGAGATAATCGTTTCTCGTTTGACAACAAAAGTGTTAGAATGGCTTTTATTCGAAAA gttTACGGTATATTGGTGGTACAACTAGGGATTACATTTGGATTTGTCGCTCTGTTCTTAATCCACAAACCTACTCAAAAATTTGTTAAAGATCATCCTATAATATG GTGGGTCGCTCTGGTTGTTTTGTTAGTCACTCTCATCTCTATGTCATGCTGTTCTAGTGTACGACGCAAATCTCCTATGAATCTAATCTTTCTCGCTTTGTTCACATGTGCGGAAGCTTTTATGCTCGCTATGGTAGCCTCAAAATACGAAAGCACAGAA GTCTTGCTCGCTCTCGGTATTACGGCTGCGGTTTGTTTGGCGCTCACCCTATTCGCTTTTCAGACTAAGTGGGATTTCACGAAATTAGGCGGAATTTTGTTAGTCGGATTGGTCGTCCTTCTTCTGTTCGGAATCATAGCGATATTTATCCCCGGAAAGATTATAACTTTGGCGTATGCCTCGTTTGGCGCTTTACTCTTCTCCTTCTATCTCGTGTACGACACGCAGCTGATGATGGGTGGGAAACACAAGTATTCCATTTCACCCGAAGAGTACATTTTCGCCGCCCTTAACCTATACTTGGACGTCATCAACATATTCACGTACATTTTAATGATCATCGGCGTATCGAGGGATTGA
- the LOC143914003 gene encoding protein lifeguard 1-like isoform X4, with protein MVQLVITFGFVALFLLHKPTQKYVREHPALWWIALVVMIVTLISMACCSSVRRKAPMNLIFLTLFTLAEAFMLAMASSTYQSTEVLLAVGITAAVCLALTLFAFQTKWDFTKLGGFLLVGMVVLLLFGIIAIFFRGKIITLVYASFGALLFSFYLVYDTQLMMGGNHKYSISPEEYIFAALNLYLDVINIFMYILTIIGASRD; from the exons ATGGTGCAATTAGTGATTACATTTGGATTTGTCGCTCTGTTCTTACTCCACAAACCCACTCAAAAATATGTTAGAGAACATCCTGCATTATG GTGGATCGCTCTGGTTGTTATGATAGTCACTCTCATCTCTATGGCATGCTGTTCTAGTGTAAGACGTAAAGCTCCGATGAATCTGATCTTTCTCACTTTGTTCACGTTAGCGGAGGCGTTTATGCTCGCTATGGCATCCTCGACATACCAAAGCACAGAA GTCTTGCTCGCTGTCGGCATTACGGCTGCGGTTTGTTTGGCGCTCACCCTCTTCGCTTTTCAGACTAAGTGGGATTTCACGAAATTGGGCGGATTTTTGTTAGTCGGAATGGTCGTCCTTCTTCTGTTCGGAATCATAGCGATATTTTTCCGCGGAAAGATTATAACTTTGGTGTATGCCTCGTTCGGCGCTTTACTCTTCTCCTTCTATCTCGTGTACGACACGCAGCTGATGATGGGCGGGAATCACAAGTATTCCATTTCCCCCGAAGAGTACATTTTCGCCGCCCTCAACCTATACTTGGACGTCATCAACATATTCATGTACATCTTAACGATCATCGGCGCATCGAGGGATTGA
- the LOC143914006 gene encoding protein lifeguard 2-like — protein sequence MSSGSQGYGDYPQPGYPPGGCSPPQGYPQSEFKGAPPAPDFINPNHPDPKQGFAPPPDFSNDDGLTDILFEDKKIRKAFIRKVYAILMVQLVIIFGFIGLFLLHKPTQIYATQHPAILWVALVVMFITILSMAYSTSVRRKSPMNLIFLTVFTLAQAFILAVTSSIYRSTEVLLAVGIMALICSAVTFFAFYTKRDFTKLGRFLLVGMVVLFVLGIMAINDHGMIIILVYSLSAALYFSFYLVYITQMMMGGNHNSSISPDEYIFTALNLFFVVNNICLYILTIIGLTSVGIAVPIPILIPVICYFTGNKPLVEPVLKQDIPI from the exons ATGAGCA GCGGGAGTCAAGGATATGGAGACTATCCACAGCCAGGATATCCTCCAGGAGGGTGTTCACCACCACAAGGATACCCTCAATCGGAATTCAAAGGAGCACCACCGGCTCCTGACTTCATAAACCCCAACCATCCGGATCCAAAGCAA GGATTTGCTCCGCCACCCGATTTCAGTAACGACGACGGACTTACAGATATCTTGTTCgaagacaaaaaaattagaAAGGCTTTTATTCGAAAA gTTTACGCTATATTGATGGTGCAACTAGTGATTATATTTGGATTTATCGGTCTGTTCTTACTCCACAAACCAACTCAAATATATGCTACACAGCATCCTGCAATATT GTGGGTCGCTCTGGTTGTTATGTTCATCACAATCCTCTCTATGGCATACAGTACTAGTGTAAGACGCAAATCTCCGATGAATCTAATATTTCTCACTGTGTTCACGTTAGCGCAGGCGTTTATATTAGCTGTGACATCCTCAATATACCGAAGCACAGAA GTCTTGCTCGCTGTCGGCATTATGGCTTTGATTTGTTCGGCGGTCACCTTCTTCGCTTTTTACACTAAGAGGGATTTCACGAAATTAGGCAGATTTTTGTTAGTCGGAATGGTCGTCCTTTTTGTGTTAGGAATCATGGCGATAAATGACCACggaatgattataattttggtGTATTCGTTGTCCGCTGCTTTATACTTTTCCTTCTATCTCGTGTACATCACTCagatgatgatgggcgggaatCACAATTCTTCCATTTCACCCGATGAGTACATTTTCACCGCCCTCAACCTATTCTTCGTCGTCAATAACATATGCCTGTACATTTTAACGATAATTGGCTTGACGAGTGTAGGGATTGCAGTACCGATACCGATACTGATACCGGTGATTTGCTATTTCACCGGAAATAAGCCTTTAGTAGAACCGGTGTTAAAACAAGATATACCGATATAA
- the LOC143914003 gene encoding protein lifeguard 2-like isoform X2, whose product MNNGNQGYGGYPQPGYPPQGGYPPPQGGYPPQGGYPPQGGYPPQGGYPPQGGYPPQGGYPPPGGYPPPQGFPQPEYQGAPAPGFVNPNYPNPNQGFEPPPTYGGGGGNDLGEDGEVKGFSFNDKSIRLAFIRKVYAILMVQLVITFGFVALFLLHKPTQKYVREHPALWWIALVVMIVTLISMACCSSVRRKAPMNLIFLTLFTLAEAFMLAMASSTYQSTEVLLAVGITAAVCLALTLFAFQTKWDFTKLGGFLLVGMVVLLLFGIIAIFFRGKIITLVYASFGALLFSFYLVYDTQLMMGGNHKYSISPEEYIFAALNLYLDVINIFMYILTIIGASRD is encoded by the exons ATGAACA ATGGAAATCAAGGATATGGAGGCTACCCACAGCCAGGATATCCTCCCCAGGGTGGGTATCCGCCTCCGCAAGGTGGTTACCCTCCGCAAGGGGGCTACCCACCTCAAGGGGGCTACCCGCCGCAAGGGGGCTATCCTCCACAAGGGGGGTATCCGCCGCAGGGTGGCTATCCACCTCCAGGAGGGTATCCACCACCGCAAGGATTCCCTCAACCGGAATACCAAGGCGCGCCTGCCCCAGGCTTTGTGAACCCCAACTATCCGAATCCAAACCAA GGGTTTGAACCACCACCCACCTACGGCGGCGGCGGCGGTAACGATCTCGGCGAGGACGGAGAAGTTAAAGGTTTCTCGTTCAATGACAAAAGTATTAGATTGGCTTTCATTCGAAAA gtTTACGCTATATTGATGGTGCAATTAGTGATTACATTTGGATTTGTCGCTCTGTTCTTACTCCACAAACCCACTCAAAAATATGTTAGAGAACATCCTGCATTATG GTGGATCGCTCTGGTTGTTATGATAGTCACTCTCATCTCTATGGCATGCTGTTCTAGTGTAAGACGTAAAGCTCCGATGAATCTGATCTTTCTCACTTTGTTCACGTTAGCGGAGGCGTTTATGCTCGCTATGGCATCCTCGACATACCAAAGCACAGAA GTCTTGCTCGCTGTCGGCATTACGGCTGCGGTTTGTTTGGCGCTCACCCTCTTCGCTTTTCAGACTAAGTGGGATTTCACGAAATTGGGCGGATTTTTGTTAGTCGGAATGGTCGTCCTTCTTCTGTTCGGAATCATAGCGATATTTTTCCGCGGAAAGATTATAACTTTGGTGTATGCCTCGTTCGGCGCTTTACTCTTCTCCTTCTATCTCGTGTACGACACGCAGCTGATGATGGGCGGGAATCACAAGTATTCCATTTCCCCCGAAGAGTACATTTTCGCCGCCCTCAACCTATACTTGGACGTCATCAACATATTCATGTACATCTTAACGATCATCGGCGCATCGAGGGATTGA